The Argiope bruennichi chromosome X2, qqArgBrue1.1, whole genome shotgun sequence sequence aattaaaacagaAGATTGTTATTGATAATTAGAAGCAAGAAGTatctaaataaagttattttaatgaataatgttcAAATTACAAGGGACTTATTGTGACAGAAACCCTtacataaattctaatttcaaatttatttgaaataaatatatgtgctTCAATTTCGTTAAAGGTGTTTgtattctttctttctaaaataaaactcactttaaaataatatctaaccCAATTCTGCTGCATAATCTGATTTTTAAGAAAGTTCAGCATCATTCTTGTTGAATGGAAGCCCAGAAATTCATACACAAACcagtcaaaaacaaaaataatgattgaCTAAATTCTGAAGGGGAATAGaggtaaaaaacaaaaacaattgtttaagatgaaataaaagtatctttaatgaaaatgaagttacaaaCGATTGCACTTATATAAAAGAAAGCTATTTAAAATAGCTTAATTAAcaatgataagaaataaaattggcattttaAGATTCACATTTTAtcacaagaaaatatttcttaggtAGGTTATAGTCTCTAAGGTAAGTAGGCCCAATCAATAGGTTTCTTATTATGTTCCTGCAAATATTCATTTGTTCGTGAAAAATGGCGGCACCCAAAGAATCCTCTATGTGCGGAAAGGGGAGATGGATGAGCTGCAGCAAGGATAAGATGATTTTTCTGTTGgatagaaaaacaaaaatcttatgccaataatagcaaaaatatatataatagtgtACATAAAGAGAATTAACAAGTAAATGAGTCTAACCTTATTAATCAATTCAGATTTTCTTTGAGCATTTCCACCCCAAAGCAAGAAAACtacatttgataaattattatttatccattGAATTACAGCATCTGTTAAGTTCTCCCAACCTTTGTTTTGATGCGAGTTTGGGCAATGCATTCTAACAGTCAGGCAGGCATTGAGCAATAACACCCCTAAAAACAAAAGGAAAGGTATCTttacctaaatatattttatatggacatactatattaattaaacatatttataaatcctTACCGGTAATGAATAATACTAACCTTGCAAAGCCCATCCATAAAGATAGCCATGTGATGGAGGTTTAAATCCTTGTATATCACTGGAAAGTTCCTTATAAATGTTTCCCAAACtgcaatacattatttaaaaatcatcagttaaatctgaattaaaaaaaaaatagaaaaaaagcttattaaaaCGTGGCACAGAATCTTGTgagaacaaaataattaaaaatctgtttacaAAGGAATGCTTTTAAGTTTTGAGGgagaaaagaagggggggggggaggatacgTTAAgagataatatagaaaataattccgATTTGTACATAGTAAACATACGAAAACATTCTTACCTTTTAGGAACTACTACTCCTTTTCGAACGCTAAATGCTAAACCTAAGAgagggaaaatatatatatactattatatataaataatttaacatatagCTACTAATAAAAAAGTTGAACACGTCTGTTGGCTGTTTGACTAACAGCTCTTCAAAGGTAGGTATGTgcataaagaatttttgaaattttaattaaaaattaagctgaaatatGGCATTTATTGACTTTCAAGAATACAACTTATAGAGGAAAGTAttgtgatcatcaaaaaattagaactccaGCTTTTGATgagtctccacgttttagaactctctgaattcgaaaaacacactgaaaaatatttgtcaatctgagaaagataactcaaaaacgcgttgAGTTAGACAGATGATATTTGGAATATagtctttacaaaaaatttgtagatatctatcaactTTTGAGCAAAACCCATTCAGAGGAGGTCTGTCTATCTAACTGTGCTAATATAGGTTAACACGCTAATTATAGCTAAATAGATGAAACAGCTCAACGAAGACAGCTAAACAGATGAAACTCAGTACACGGATTTAATCTATAGAGCACCTACCacattttttgtcaaattcaacAAAAGATTTGGCCTTTGTAGATCAGTATTTTCAGAAACAGTAcaaatgataacttaaaaatgcagtggcctaaatatatcaaatttgatatgccaATTTAAGACTCCAAGTGGAATTCtgtgtcacatttttatttcaatcggttggggaaaacgtgcccaaaatagaaattctatttaTGGATAGTATTAACCACATACCAAGGataaatcgtcaaaaaactcgctAAGTATCACAGAACAAGTACAGAAAAAATGCTGCATTCAAGTTTATTTCGTattccaaaggttaatatttcgtaacaattgtacaccaatgccatgcaaggtttTCTCTGGGAGAACACCTTTATTACAgattatgagagaaaattttggggagactactcccactggtttaaaaaaaaattaaatacgctATTTGATACAACTCaaagatatgaatttaattgaatcagtgtACTACAAATGACAAGAGTGCatgttaaaaattgtatatactaAATGATAAGCGGTTATATATTCAATAACTGTATATCAATaaaaagcagaagtgaaaatcctatttcgaaaGTAATGTACAAagaaggcaatttttttaatcttaattttaacactggCAAAGATACATGATTGAGTGCTTtcatggatgagtttgaatttcatcgtaACTTTACTTTAGACTGAAaccaaagtaaatttttaaaaatgtatagaaataaaattgatattatttaaaagtttcttttatgttaaaaagGGTGAAAAAATCATATCTGagatataatattttcggaagatatGAATGTGGCATGAGAAAGGCATGTGGGCTTTCTTACCATGAGCTTGGTTGGGTCCATGGTATGGGTCCTGACCTAAAATAACAACTTTAACCTGCAAGAGACAAATACAAAGCaatgaaaattcatcttttacaatacaaaataatatgataaaattaattattaaatagagaCAAAAGTATTCAAGTCATACATATATTTACGCTGACTGtttacaaaaatcattaaaacaaatttttcatttgctcCTTCCAAGAACAAAACCAGTAAATGTGCAGTTTCTCTTAACATGGAGTTGAAATCTTcgcattaaatttctttatatgtaaaagaaatcgTAAATTTTCGTTTGCTATTGAGATTGTGAAATAATGAGCAGTTAACatcgaaaattttcaaatgttatgtaGATTTACACGAAATCTATTTCATAGtagaacttaataaaaatataaaaagacataTGCACATTTTATTTTGGTTAGTAATATTCCTGAAAAATATTAACTCCATTATTTTAGacacacttttaaaaaatagcctTATAAAATCCCAAGATGTTCTGAAGTTTTATAGCTATCTAGTTTTTCTAGTATCTAGTAGCTCTCTAGTAAGAAAGAAATCAAGAGGAGATTGTTTTacacactgttaaaaatgaagtatttaaaaatggatacttctgtgtactgttttctttttttttaagtagaattgtttcagaaacgagttcaaatataagtgacacctcttagttaaaaataagctttttatatataaaaatatgatcgcatgttattctgttctcatattaaagccataataaaaattattcagggaacgtatatgctgtaacaacgtgatagcgtgaagattagatttgaaCCCTTCAAAATGACGAATAATATCTTCAGCAAACGCGTTGCGTATcttgtatgaatacaaaggcaaaatTTAGAACTCAATTTGTCAACTACCCTTAGGGGTAATCGTTAGTCTTTTTCTGCACcaaatgttaaagatcccagatcacattgtctcccgaaatatcgcttcaaaaaatatgaaattttttgcaaaggcaagtagcaaatataagggctaatgaaaacaaatatgaaggaaaaatagttttctggttaatattatttaaagacatcCATTTGTTCGCGCCAGTTGTCGAATTTCACTTACaacatattcttatttatatgttacacataaatgtcattattttaatttactcttaatatcgttttttttcattgtaaaaaaattcgtattttatgaattaatatttcggAAGAGAATGTAATCTGGAAAATTTAACATTAGGTCAATGGGGCAGAAAAAGACTGACGATTACCcgtaaaacatatataaaatggtgaaataaatcggtatttatgcaaatttagagtTATATTCAATAACTAAAACTGACCCACGTACGTATATGGGAATTTCTATTTCTTGTTTTTCAATGATGTATGAACTCTGAATTTTTAATGGTGAAAGATTAAACAAAGCAAAGACGTAGGTCCTTCAAGTAcacaaagatattaaaatatgggTTTTCtcttaagaaaaagataaaactgTTTAAATGTAAGTACTTCAACCAATATCTGTTGGAAATAAGTCTATTAAAATATGTTGGATAGACAATATATCAACCACAAAGGCTGCAAAATGGAGGAGACTGCAAAAAGCATATGCATGGTGAGTTTGGCCTAATCAGCCAAATGGAAAAGAATGATAGAAGAACCCATATGGATCATAAAACATTATGGCAACCCATTCCTATTTCTTTCCATTAGAATACTGGGAACCTCAAAATTGGAAAGACTGCTAAGAGTGAAAAGAATTGAACAAAGCAAAATTAATaagttgaattaataattttatatcaaaaaccTTTGAAAAATCCTTATACACCTTTATTTCAGAACAAATGGAATTTCTGTATTCTTTAAACGTTTTCGTAATATTTAAATGcacaaatattataatgaaaaataaatcaaaaaaaactTACATCCTGTATTTTTACAGCATTTGTCCatgaataaacataattttctggTGGATATATACAGTAAGAACACCGttctctaaataaaaattttccaagcTGCAAAAGGCAAAATTACAatgattaaattaagaaataattaatacataaatattggaattctcaaaaagaaattttaaaacatactttcagagattttttatttgccatttacAGAATGTTCAGAGTATAGTAATACAAATGAGGGGAGGAAAAGCACTTGTAAAAAGTAAACTGATTGAACTTTTTGAGGACAGCTGCACATGAAATTGTGCTATTCACTGGTTCATCCCCAAATTGCATGGCTGCAAAGGGTCAGTGTTTCTAATTAAGGcttataaatatagaatcaaaaaataAGCTTTGATTTAGTCATCATTAGCTTAACTAAACCACCAACACATACAAGGTTCCAATAAAAAGTTCCAAATTGGAATCACATCAACTTGTTAAACGGTAGGTAAATGTCATATGAGTCAACACATATTTGTGACAGTTAGAAAGCAATGTGAGAAACAAATGTAGAAACCTCAACTTTGAGATAGATTGTCCAAGTGATAGTCAGCTTCAAAGAGTAAAACAATACACATACACTAGAAAATTGAGTGAATTATTCTTATGCAAGATACCAGCCCATCATTTGATACTTCTTCATTATGATCAATTATATAGTATTCATTAGGATACTTGCAAACAAATTGATTAACAACCAcagtcaattaaaatataataaaacaaaataaatagcaGAGAGGAAGGAAGACAAACTTTTATCCATAGCATAAAAGCTTATACGTAATTTCTATAGTCTTTCCCCACAAAAGAAACAAGTGAGGAAAATTTTGGCTCAAGCAAATCTGGTATACTTTGAGTGCAAATGTACAAtaataaaatcgtaaaatttcCTTTCAGTTTAAAACTGCTGTTTTTTTCAacctataatttaatttttggtcacctttttaatcacaattaaaacctgttgaatttaaaacaaagagaGTGCGAGAGAGagggacaaaataaaaaagaaatatatatataatgataattttatcaaaaagatttaaaGCAGAAAATGTATTTCTAGTACATATTACTCCcttatcaaatttataagtttcatttcaaatcaaatgaCAATTTTTACGACAAGGATGATCACATGACAGTTTGCACATACATTCATACTTTAAGggaactaaaatattataatcatatttcagAGATAAAAGATCAATAAATTTAAGCCTTTTGCATTGATATCCAAGCAATAGTTCTAAAACATAAGATCAGAGAAAAAATGGGTAGTAATATTAGCGATGGCAATAAAATAAAGTCTATGcatgtaaatttttaatcatagacGATTTTATAGGCATACAATTCAGCAACTTTTaaatcaacagattttttttcatttttttatgcagaatTAAGGTCATTTAAAAAGCATAAGTGCAATCAAGatcatatcatttataaaaattaacaagaaattattgaaataactggaacaattaaatcaaaaatccaccaaggaatatatatatattatataaatactttgaataatttagagaaatcaacttttaaatgagtaattattgtagtaaatttaaaattgtaaaatagtcaaaacatAAAGACATAAGTATGTACAATGATAATAGAAGAAAAGTAATGCACATGAATAAATAAGCTAATGGtacataatatcataaattagaaatatcacATGCAAGTATATCAAAAGGAATTAATACTTCTGTAAAGTAATCTTTGGAGAATTCTTCTTCTAAAGCCTTAAACCAAGTCAATCCAATATTAGCACCTAAAGCTGGATTCTTCTTCGCCAGCTCAACTATTATAGCTCTTTGATTTGCAACAATACTTGGttttaaattttctgcatttttactaCCATCCAATTTTTcctgctaaaataaataaaaaattaaaacaatattcacATAAatcataagtgtttttttttaaaattatactcataattttaaagtatactaaaattatactttaaaattataatcaatgatACATAATAACTGTCTTGCATCCTCTCACATCagaatacatgtatatatatacttttattatctCAAGACATACTATATTTCATGACACTTTTTCAgtccaaattaataatttttgttttacaaaaaattaatattactactttcataaaaaaataagtaaaagaaatttttacatgttAATACAAGGAAAGGGGAAATACTGCCATAGTAGAAACTTAATGCAGGGTCTCAGAATTCACCCCCTCCCCCCCAATGACCATAGTTGTATCTTGAAACTAACTTCATGcacataaatagaaattaaaaattcctgaTTAAAAAGATGGAAATCAAATTGATATAGTCTAGATTGATGGACTTTTTCCACTTAGGAAAATCATCATCTtgcatactatatatataatca is a genomic window containing:
- the LOC129960482 gene encoding uracil-DNA glycosylase-like, which gives rise to MLRSVLVKKVSIVSMSQKLISSFFTSPSSRKRKRDESEDEKLDGSKNAENLKPSIVANQRAIIVELAKKNPALGANIGLTWFKALEEEFSKDYFTELGKFLFRERCSYCIYPPENYVYSWTNAVKIQDVKVVILGQDPYHGPNQAHGLAFSVRKGVVVPKSLGNIYKELSSDIQGFKPPSHGYLYGWALQGVLLLNACLTVRMHCPNSHQNKGWENLTDAVIQWINNNLSNVVFLLWGGNAQRKSELINKKNHLILAAAHPSPLSAHRGFFGCRHFSRTNEYLQEHNKKPIDWAYLP